A DNA window from Ovis aries strain OAR_USU_Benz2616 breed Rambouillet chromosome 7, ARS-UI_Ramb_v3.0, whole genome shotgun sequence contains the following coding sequences:
- the LOC101110239 gene encoding ribonuclease 7-like, whose translation MAPARGGFCPLLLLLLLGLWVAEDPVSARPGNMTPAQWFETQHVQPSPQGCNAVMRKINKFSKRCKDLNTFLHESFSSVATACQTPNTACKNHENNCHRSQKPVSLTECKLTSRRYPDCTYKEKKRVTSYIVACNPPKKGDSGKFKLVPVHLDKVL comes from the coding sequence ATGGCCCCAGCCAGAGGAGGATtctgccctctgctgctgctcctgctgctggggCTGTGGGTGGCCGAGGACCCAGTCAGTGCCAGGCCTGGGAACATGACCCCAGCTCAGTGGTTTGAAACTCAGCACGTGCAGCCCAGTCCTCAAGGCTGCAACGCTGTGATGCGCAAAATCAACAAGTTCTCCAAACGCTGCAAAGACCTCAACACCTTCCTGCATGAGTCCTTCTCCAGTGTGGCCACCGCTTGTCAGACTCCCAACACAGCCTGCAAGAATCATGAGAATAACTGCCACCGAAGCCAAAAGCCTGTATCCCTGACTGAGTGTAAGCTCACCTCAAGGAGATACCCAGACTGCACGTACAAGGAGAAGAAACGGGTCACTTCTTACATTGTGGCCTGTAACCCTCCCAAGAAAGGGGACTCTGGGAAATTCAAGCTGGTTCCAGTCCACTTGGACAAAGTCCTTTAG